From Burkholderia sp. WP9, a single genomic window includes:
- a CDS encoding response regulator transcription factor produces the protein MRVLLVEDDPLLGQAVRDQITRDGHSTDYVTTLGDARRYVQAANYDLILLDLLLPDGKGIDFLRELRVSGSSVPVVILTALDQVANRIAGLNAGADDYLVKPFDLSELTARVNAVARRYSGNPNPFVTLGNLQIDLAAHSIRREGRSISLTASEWALLEAFIQRQGMILSKAQLEERLYSFNAEIGSNTIEVHMSRLRKKLGGDLIETARGLGYKLRQC, from the coding sequence ATGAGAGTACTGCTTGTCGAGGACGATCCGCTGCTCGGCCAAGCCGTTCGGGACCAGATCACGCGGGACGGACATTCCACCGACTACGTCACGACCCTGGGTGACGCCCGGCGCTACGTGCAAGCCGCGAACTACGACCTGATCCTGCTGGACCTGCTGCTGCCGGACGGCAAGGGAATCGATTTTCTGCGTGAATTGCGTGTATCCGGCTCTTCGGTACCCGTGGTGATCCTGACTGCGCTCGACCAGGTCGCCAACCGCATCGCCGGATTAAACGCTGGCGCCGACGACTACCTTGTCAAGCCATTCGATCTATCCGAGCTCACCGCGCGCGTCAACGCCGTTGCGCGCCGGTATTCAGGCAATCCCAACCCATTTGTCACACTGGGCAATTTGCAGATCGATCTGGCCGCCCACAGCATCCGTCGAGAAGGCCGTTCCATTTCCCTTACCGCCAGCGAATGGGCATTGCTCGAGGCGTTCATTCAGCGACAGGGCATGATTCTTTCAAAGGCGCAGCTGGAAGAGCGCCTTTACTCGTTTAACGCCGAAATCGGCAGCAACACCATCGAGGTGCACATGAGCCGGCTGCGCAAGAAGCTGGGGGGCGACCTGATCGAGACGGCGCGTGGCCTCGGCTACAAACTCAGGCAGTGCTAG
- a CDS encoding DUF2271 domain-containing protein — protein sequence MKYTFPIAALAGALAIPSLAFARPVTIEAQLTNYGGDGAYVVMYVTDRAGRYQGTLWMAGEKAKYYRHLSAWYRMTGNGAARIDGITGASVGAGRTLKATLDLADTLIDAGYEIHVDTAVENMNENPSEVVVPLTTSGTGKSVRGRGYVKAFRYTL from the coding sequence ATGAAATACACATTCCCTATTGCTGCGCTTGCCGGTGCACTCGCGATTCCCTCGCTGGCGTTCGCCCGCCCCGTCACGATTGAAGCGCAATTGACCAATTACGGCGGTGACGGTGCGTACGTGGTGATGTACGTCACCGACCGGGCTGGCCGTTATCAGGGCACGCTGTGGATGGCAGGCGAGAAGGCGAAGTACTACAGGCACCTGAGCGCCTGGTACCGGATGACGGGAAATGGCGCGGCAAGGATCGACGGCATTACGGGTGCGAGCGTTGGTGCCGGCAGGACGCTGAAGGCAACGCTCGATCTTGCCGATACGCTAATCGACGCTGGCTACGAAATTCACGTGGATACCGCAGTGGAGAACATGAACGAGAACCCGTCCGAGGTGGTCGTTCCATTGACGACATCGGGAACCGGAAAGTCCGTCAGAGGGCGCGGCTATGTGAAAGCGTTTCGCTACACGTTGTGA
- a CDS encoding PepSY domain-containing protein: protein MLRKLHSLPGLIAALVLMVTAISGAMLSLNPVIERAGVVQVSQHSLDAATLAARVKAHYPGLEKIVRKPSGAVIAYYSSGGESGAASIDPVTGDGIEPYTPSTTMRWLTNLHRKLLIGDAGRVATGLGAGLMLLLAASGLALLERRMGGWAKLFGRIRGSGLQRIHNEVARVAILGLTLSAATGLVLSLTTFEVIPERATAQLPFPASVSTGAPLAVNRVAALRNVDVTDLRELMLPSPQNPGDVYALRTSSGTGYIDPSSGKWLAWQPNDAWQRFHEVVFMLHTGEGLWWLALILGLASASVPVLAITGVWLWVRRRRATVKVPDNVSAGQADTVILVGSEGNSTWAFAAAIHQALTRANFRVHIAPMNDLSSRHCKAQRLIVLTSTYGDGEAPSSATQYLSKLASMNDYVPPTFAVLGFGDRQFPHFCGYAQTVHDALIAKGGQALIECSSVDRQSESTFRKWSEQLGIALDVRLDVRYQPSLPRTVSLTLVERKDYGLDSGSVTSVLRFVRSTPRNRRWHTPLQRALPSFDAGDLLGVIPPGDTVPRFYSLASASRDGFIEICVRRHAHGAGSGYLTALQPGNAIQAFIRRNPAFRPAAGEAPIILIGAGTGISPFVGFIRQNSAGRPMHLYFGARRSGEAFLYDEELQNLVGNRRLTTFKTAFSCPVRKTYVQERLMADAPTLRELVASGAQIMVCGGRDMANCVARAWEHILDGSGLSVNEMRLKGRYVEDVY from the coding sequence ATGCTTCGCAAGCTTCATTCGTTGCCCGGACTGATCGCCGCCCTCGTCCTGATGGTCACGGCGATCTCCGGTGCGATGCTGTCTCTGAACCCTGTGATCGAACGCGCAGGCGTAGTTCAGGTTAGCCAGCATTCGCTCGACGCCGCGACGCTCGCCGCACGTGTGAAGGCCCATTACCCCGGCCTCGAGAAAATCGTGCGAAAGCCCTCGGGCGCCGTCATTGCCTATTACTCTTCAGGCGGCGAGTCTGGCGCCGCCAGCATCGATCCCGTGACAGGTGACGGTATCGAACCTTATACGCCATCGACCACCATGCGCTGGCTGACCAATCTGCACCGCAAGCTGCTCATAGGCGATGCCGGGCGCGTCGCAACCGGCCTCGGGGCAGGTTTGATGCTGCTGCTGGCCGCATCCGGCCTTGCGCTACTCGAACGCCGTATGGGCGGATGGGCGAAGCTGTTCGGCCGCATTCGGGGTAGCGGTCTGCAGCGAATCCACAATGAGGTTGCCCGCGTCGCCATTCTCGGGCTGACGCTCTCGGCTGCAACAGGGCTCGTCCTGTCGTTGACGACCTTCGAGGTGATCCCCGAACGAGCCACGGCGCAACTTCCGTTTCCGGCCTCCGTGAGCACCGGCGCCCCGCTTGCAGTGAATCGCGTTGCTGCGCTCAGGAACGTCGATGTAACCGACCTGCGTGAACTGATGTTGCCCTCCCCCCAGAACCCGGGCGATGTCTACGCGTTGCGGACATCGAGCGGCACCGGCTACATCGACCCGTCGTCAGGGAAATGGCTCGCGTGGCAGCCCAATGACGCTTGGCAGCGTTTTCACGAGGTCGTGTTCATGCTGCATACGGGCGAGGGACTGTGGTGGCTCGCGCTGATCCTCGGGCTTGCGAGCGCGTCGGTGCCGGTTTTGGCGATTACTGGAGTATGGCTATGGGTGCGGCGTCGCCGCGCGACGGTAAAAGTTCCAGACAACGTGAGCGCGGGTCAGGCCGATACGGTCATTCTCGTGGGAAGCGAAGGAAACAGCACCTGGGCGTTCGCTGCCGCAATTCATCAGGCGCTGACGCGCGCGAATTTTCGCGTGCATATAGCGCCGATGAACGATCTTTCATCACGCCACTGCAAGGCGCAACGCCTGATCGTACTGACTTCGACGTATGGCGATGGTGAGGCACCGTCCAGCGCCACGCAGTATTTGAGCAAGCTCGCGAGCATGAACGACTATGTTCCACCAACGTTTGCCGTCCTCGGTTTTGGGGATCGCCAGTTCCCCCATTTCTGTGGTTATGCGCAAACCGTGCACGATGCGTTGATCGCCAAAGGCGGCCAGGCGCTCATCGAGTGCAGCAGCGTTGACCGGCAGTCGGAGAGCACGTTCAGGAAGTGGAGCGAGCAACTGGGTATCGCACTCGACGTGCGACTCGACGTGCGCTACCAGCCGTCGCTACCGCGCACCGTCTCCCTGACGCTTGTGGAGCGCAAGGACTATGGACTCGACTCTGGAAGTGTCACGTCGGTGTTGCGCTTTGTCCGCAGCACACCGCGCAATCGGCGGTGGCACACCCCGCTGCAAAGGGCTCTGCCGTCATTCGACGCGGGCGACCTGCTCGGGGTGATCCCGCCCGGCGACACCGTGCCGAGGTTCTACTCGCTCGCGAGCGCTTCGCGAGATGGTTTTATCGAAATCTGCGTGCGCAGGCATGCGCATGGGGCCGGCTCTGGCTATCTGACAGCTTTGCAGCCCGGCAACGCGATTCAGGCGTTCATTCGCCGGAACCCTGCGTTCAGACCCGCGGCGGGAGAGGCGCCAATCATTCTTATCGGCGCCGGGACGGGCATCAGCCCATTCGTTGGCTTCATCCGGCAAAACTCGGCGGGGCGGCCCATGCATCTGTATTTTGGTGCCAGACGCTCAGGCGAGGCGTTCCTGTACGACGAAGAGTTGCAGAACCTGGTCGGCAACCGCCGGCTGACGACTTTCAAGACCGCCTTCTCGTGCCCCGTACGGAAGACCTACGTGCAGGAGCGACTCATGGCCGACGCGCCAACGCTTCGTGAACTCGTCGCCAGCGGAGCGCAGATCATGGTGTGCGGAGGCAGAGACATGGCCAACTGTGTGGCCCGAGCGTGGGAACACATTCTGGATGGCTCCGGCCTTTCCGTGAACGAGATGAGATTGAAGGGAAGATATGTCGAAGATGTCTATTGA
- a CDS encoding PepSY domain-containing protein translates to MKRPPLRRSIAIVSLVALCAGVAQLAQADDDCTAPLTNWKPVSEIDALARKQGWNVSRVRTDDGCYEIRGLDAQGRHFKAKVDPATLAIIRLKTDGDAQDERHGEDGGEHEDRSGPRPAAAGPRAPNDKPGNAASGAQPSNGLLTPGSRPQVQIR, encoded by the coding sequence ATGAAACGACCACCGCTCCGAAGAAGCATTGCCATCGTATCCCTTGTCGCGCTATGCGCTGGCGTCGCCCAACTGGCGCAGGCGGACGACGACTGCACCGCACCGCTCACGAACTGGAAACCGGTCAGCGAGATCGATGCGCTAGCCAGAAAACAAGGCTGGAACGTGAGTCGGGTCAGAACGGATGACGGTTGCTACGAGATCCGTGGACTCGACGCGCAGGGGCGGCACTTCAAAGCCAAAGTCGATCCGGCCACGCTCGCGATCATCCGGCTGAAAACCGATGGCGACGCCCAGGACGAGCGCCACGGTGAAGACGGCGGTGAGCACGAGGACCGGAGCGGCCCGCGACCGGCTGCGGCAGGACCGCGCGCGCCCAACGATAAACCGGGTAACGCGGCAAGCGGCGCGCAGCCATCCAATGGGCTATTGACCCCGGGGAGCCGGCCGCAGGTTCAGATCCGCTGA
- a CDS encoding FAD:protein FMN transferase, producing the protein MSIEGPMAGCPERYTFNGPTMGTRYSVQCYAPAGLDRALIASELDAAVRAVDEEMSNWKDSSDLTRLNRAEPDVWVPISRNLATVLVRATEMGRETDNAFNAGVGDVVDQWGFGPSNAPRPTMREASRERPRRPLVELLDVNVEQCRARKQAHVSLDLCGIAKGFGVDELARVLDSHDVRSWLVGIDGEMRARGTKTGQALWAIAIERPDYERREALGVIELTDIAVATSGDYRHWSECEGKRISHVVDPRTGEPLCNGVASVTVLARSCMDADAYATALMVLGPQKGLDFARRKQLDALFLLRDGAQILAIGTGLFDAGFNGIEVPGG; encoded by the coding sequence ATGTCTATTGAAGGACCGATGGCCGGTTGTCCCGAGCGCTATACGTTCAACGGACCGACGATGGGCACCCGATACAGCGTGCAATGCTACGCGCCGGCGGGGTTGGACCGCGCCCTGATCGCTTCTGAACTGGATGCGGCGGTACGAGCGGTAGACGAGGAAATGTCGAACTGGAAGGACAGTTCCGATTTGACACGGTTGAATAGAGCCGAGCCCGACGTCTGGGTGCCGATCTCCCGCAATCTTGCGACGGTGCTGGTGCGCGCGACGGAGATGGGGCGCGAGACAGACAATGCGTTCAACGCAGGTGTCGGCGATGTGGTGGATCAGTGGGGCTTCGGCCCATCCAACGCGCCGCGGCCAACCATGCGGGAAGCCTCGCGCGAACGACCCCGACGCCCGCTGGTCGAACTGCTCGACGTCAACGTCGAGCAGTGTCGCGCTCGCAAGCAGGCGCATGTGAGCCTCGACTTGTGCGGTATCGCCAAAGGCTTCGGCGTAGACGAATTGGCGCGTGTGCTGGACAGTCATGACGTTCGGTCGTGGCTTGTCGGAATCGACGGTGAGATGCGTGCGCGAGGCACAAAGACTGGCCAGGCACTGTGGGCAATCGCAATCGAGCGTCCCGACTATGAACGCCGGGAGGCGCTCGGCGTGATCGAACTCACGGATATCGCGGTCGCAACTTCGGGGGACTATCGTCACTGGAGCGAATGCGAGGGCAAGCGCATCTCGCATGTCGTGGATCCGCGCACAGGTGAGCCTTTATGCAACGGGGTCGCGTCGGTCACAGTGCTGGCGAGGTCCTGCATGGACGCGGATGCTTATGCAACCGCGCTCATGGTGTTGGGGCCTCAGAAAGGCCTGGATTTCGCACGCCGCAAGCAGCTGGACGCACTTTTTCTGCTGCGCGATGGCGCACAAATACTGGCGATCGGCACGGGTTTGTTTGATGCGGGTTTCAACGGTATAGAAGTCCCCGGCGGATAA
- a CDS encoding ATP-binding protein yields the protein MLHSLQARLAVALAVGLAALSLLVGAAAFHVLQDEIDRISDSALQETAQRLVPLAVTDILDLSTQGSTGQRVAAVRAHDELLTYIVRDQTGKTVLQSHDADPGVFPADLKAGFTSTPSHRIYTETVLQGTVLLAIAEPLVERRHVSTRAALAVIEPLLVLILLGLVGTWLIVKTGLRPISRFCEGVASRGRDDLTPLAKAGMPTEIEPIADAVNDLMQRLDRALSAERSFTANSAHELRTPIAAALAQTQRLIAEAQGTPIEQRARNVEITLQTLVRLSEKLMQLARAEGARVLSDIAQDLRPVLQLVVDDVRRIARSNELALSLPDEPVLSPIDQDAFAILARNLIENAVKHGTDATAVRIMLTSGGTLSVRNRGPVVPSETLARLSQPFERGATTAKGSGLGLAIVNAIAQAAGARLTLGSPAAGMPDGFEAVVEGLAIPDSPPVFRERVR from the coding sequence ATGCTGCACAGCCTCCAGGCGCGCCTCGCAGTAGCGCTTGCCGTTGGCCTGGCCGCACTGTCGCTCCTTGTAGGAGCAGCGGCGTTTCATGTCCTGCAAGACGAAATCGACCGGATCTCGGATAGCGCCTTGCAGGAGACGGCGCAGCGGCTCGTGCCGCTGGCCGTCACGGATATCCTTGATCTAAGTACGCAAGGCAGCACCGGACAGCGCGTAGCGGCCGTACGCGCGCACGACGAGTTGCTCACCTATATCGTGCGCGACCAAACCGGCAAGACCGTCCTGCAGTCTCATGATGCGGACCCTGGGGTCTTCCCGGCTGATCTGAAGGCAGGCTTCACGTCGACGCCCAGCCACCGGATTTATACGGAAACGGTCTTGCAAGGAACGGTCCTGCTCGCGATTGCGGAACCCCTGGTTGAGCGCCGTCACGTCAGCACCCGGGCGGCACTTGCGGTGATCGAGCCGCTCCTTGTTCTCATCTTGCTTGGCCTCGTCGGCACGTGGCTGATCGTGAAGACAGGATTGCGTCCGATCAGCCGGTTTTGCGAGGGTGTTGCCTCTAGAGGTCGCGACGATCTCACTCCGCTCGCCAAGGCCGGCATGCCTACGGAAATCGAGCCAATAGCTGACGCGGTCAACGACCTGATGCAGCGGCTTGACCGGGCACTGAGCGCCGAGCGCAGCTTCACGGCCAACAGCGCACACGAGCTTCGCACGCCGATTGCCGCAGCACTTGCGCAAACGCAACGCCTGATAGCCGAGGCACAAGGCACGCCAATCGAGCAACGTGCGCGAAACGTCGAGATCACTTTGCAGACGCTCGTGCGACTCAGCGAAAAGCTCATGCAACTGGCCCGGGCAGAAGGCGCCCGCGTCCTCTCTGATATCGCGCAAGACTTGCGGCCCGTCCTTCAACTCGTGGTCGACGATGTCCGGCGCATTGCACGATCTAATGAACTCGCACTGAGCCTGCCCGATGAACCCGTATTGTCGCCAATCGACCAGGACGCTTTCGCCATTCTTGCGCGCAACCTTATTGAAAACGCCGTCAAGCACGGTACGGACGCAACGGCCGTTCGTATCATGCTCACGAGCGGCGGCACCTTGAGCGTCCGGAACCGGGGGCCTGTCGTACCCTCGGAGACGCTCGCGCGCCTGAGCCAGCCGTTCGAACGCGGGGCCACAACAGCGAAGGGAAGCGGCCTGGGGCTGGCAATCGTCAATGCGATCGCCCAGGCGGCCGGCGCACGACTCACGCTAGGTTCGCCGGCCGCAGGCATGCCGGACGGCTTTGAAGCCGTCGTGGAGGGACTGGCAATACCTGATTCGCCACCAGTCTTTCGCGAGAGAGTCCGCTAG